The genomic stretch GCAGTCCGCCGCGCCGGTGGCCGAGTCGGGGGTCGGAGTAGAGGAGGTAGGCGGAGCGGTGCAGGGCGACGACGGTCTTGCCGGTGCCGGGGCCGCCGTCGACGACGAGGGCGCCGCGCGATCCGGCGCGGACGATGGCGTCCTGGTCGGACTGGATCGTGGCCAGCACATCGCGCATCCGGTCCGAGCGGTTGGTGCCGAGGCTCGCGATGAAGGCGGACTGGTCGTCGAGGGCGGCGTGCCCCTCGCGTCCGTCGGCGCTGAAGACCTCGTCCCAGTAGTCGCTGATCCGGCCGTCCTTCCAGCGGTACCGGCGGCGGCTGGTCAGGCCCATGGGGCTGGCGTGGGTCGCGGCGAAGAAGGGCTCTGCGGCCGGGGACCGCCAGTCGAGCAGCAGCCGGTGGCCCTCGCTGTCGGTGAGGCCGAACCGGCCGATGAACACCGGCTCCCCGTCGGCGCCGACGATGTGGCCGAGGACCAGGTCGAGTCCGAAGCGGCGCAGGGCGCGCAGGCGGGAGGTCAGGCGGTGGACCTCGGCGTCCCGGTCCATGGCCGCGCGGCCCGCGCCTCCCGGTGCCCTGAGTTCGGCGGCCAGGCGCTCGGACAGTTCGGTGATGTTCTGCTCCAGGCTCTCCGCGATGGCCGCGAAGTGCCGTTCGTCGGCGGCGATCAGTGCGGGGTCGGCCTTCGCGGCGAGTCGCTCGGGAAGGTCGAACGCGCTTCGAACCAGGGGGGCACTCACTTCAGGAATCACTCATTTCCGCAGCTACTGGCGTTGGATGAGCGATTCTGCGGCACCAGGGGGGCCTTGCCGCAAGGCCCCCCATGCGCTATAAGTTAACAGTGGCAAGGGAAGCGAACTCCCTTGCCTTTGTTGTTTCTGCCCGCAGATGTGCCCTCAGGCAGGCTGCCCCCGCCGCACCAGATACGTCGCCCCCGCGCCCGCCGCCGCCAGCGCCCCGAGGGACACCCCGGTCGCCAGCCAGCTCGCGCCCATCCACTGCGCACCGAAGTAGCCGAGCGCGACGCTGTAGGTGGCCCAGGACAGTCCGGCCAGCGCGGACCAGGGCAGGAAGTCGCGGGCCCGGCGGTGCGCGGCACCGGCGCAGAAGGAGACGACCGAGCGGCCGGCCGGGGCGAAGCGGGCGAGGACGACCAGGGCGCCGCCGCCGCGTGCGAGAGCCGCGCCGAGACGTTCCTGCGCGATGGTCAGGCGCCGGGAACGGGCGATGGCGCGGGTCACCCGGTCACCGCCGTGCCAGGCGAGGCGGTAGGCCACCAGATCGCCGAGCACGGACGCGGTGGCGGCACAGAGCGTGAGCGACAGGATGTCCGGAACCTCGGCGGCCGTACCCGCCGCCGCCGCGGTGGCGGCCATGATCACCAGCACGCCGCTGGGCAGGACCGGCACGAACACATCCAGCAGGACCGACAGGGCTACGGCCCCGTAGATCCATGGACTTGCGGCCAGTGATCCAACACTTTCGAAACTCTCCAGCACCCCGACTCCCCGTTTCCCCCGTGGTTGTACAGCGTACGCGGCGGGGAGTGACGGGTGGTTCACAGGGGGCTCGTGTGTTCAACACGTGATGTTCACCCGGCTGCCGGTCCCGGGGGGCGGGGGCGGTGGGTGTCCCGTAGCACGGAGAGGGGGTCCGGAAACGAGCAACGCAATCCAGCAACGTAAGGAAGATCATGGTGGCAGGCATATGTGCGGGCGCCGTCGCGGCGGCCGTGCTCGCCGTCGGCGGCGGTGACGGCGCCGGTGGCTTCGAGATGCGGACGGATGCGCGGTTCGCGCCGCCCGGCGCGTTCGTCCCCTCGGCGGCGCTGACGTACGACATGGAACTGGTCCCGGCGGCCTCGTGGATCGAGGTCGAGCAGCGGACGACGGCCGGCGGCGCGACGAGTGTGCGGCTGCGGGTCAAGGGGCTCAAGCCCGGACACGCGTACGGCGTCCATGTGCACCGCAAGCCCTGCGGCGCCGATCCGCTCGCGGCGGGCGGGCACTACCAGCACGTGGTCTCCACGGAGGCGCACCACGTCAACGCCGAGAACGAGGTGTGGCTGGACTTCACCGCCGACGAGCGCGGCGCGGGCGAGACGAGCGCCCGGCACTCGTGGGGCTTCCGACAGGGCGAGGCGTCCTCGGTCGTCCTGCATGAGGAACCGGGCAGCAAGGGCGGTCGGGTGGGCTGCTTCACGGTGCCCTTCGGCTGGGTCCCCTGAGAGCTGGGTCCCCTGAGATGCGACGACGGCGCCCACCCCGGCAAA from Streptomyces davaonensis JCM 4913 encodes the following:
- a CDS encoding DedA family protein, which translates into the protein MLESFESVGSLAASPWIYGAVALSVLLDVFVPVLPSGVLVIMAATAAAAGTAAEVPDILSLTLCAATASVLGDLVAYRLAWHGGDRVTRAIARSRRLTIAQERLGAALARGGGALVVLARFAPAGRSVVSFCAGAAHRRARDFLPWSALAGLSWATYSVALGYFGAQWMGASWLATGVSLGALAAAGAGATYLVRRGQPA
- a CDS encoding superoxide dismutase family protein codes for the protein MVAGICAGAVAAAVLAVGGGDGAGGFEMRTDARFAPPGAFVPSAALTYDMELVPAASWIEVEQRTTAGGATSVRLRVKGLKPGHAYGVHVHRKPCGADPLAAGGHYQHVVSTEAHHVNAENEVWLDFTADERGAGETSARHSWGFRQGEASSVVLHEEPGSKGGRVGCFTVPFGWVP